Proteins from one Chitinophaga oryzae genomic window:
- a CDS encoding S1C family serine protease: MNLLREIERYLEGEMSGQEKAVFEELRKNNPQINRQVEEQAFFLQQLQHFGQRQSLKAKMDHLHRQLDMPTLRKQAQEENLAAKRVSIRRRTITNLAAAACIALVTSLSTIAILQNAAKNKSTAQYEDVRRVLNNIQRSQNALINDINNKNRAPVNPGTYGGTGFAVSGNGYIVTNYHVVAGADSVYVQNNKGEAFKAVSVFEDISSDLAVLKIADSTFKSQPLPYALKPQNARLGEEVFTMGFPRDEIVYGKGYISAKTGFNGDTTAYQVSIPVNPGNSGAPLLDNQGDVVGIVTGKQTTSDGIAFAVKSAHLKRLLDEMPKDKGMKKEMARNKSHLEGVNRIDQIKKLEEFVYMVKVYN; encoded by the coding sequence ATGAACTTACTACGTGAAATTGAACGTTACCTGGAAGGGGAAATGAGCGGACAGGAAAAAGCCGTTTTTGAGGAACTGCGTAAAAACAATCCGCAAATCAACCGTCAGGTGGAGGAGCAGGCGTTTTTCCTGCAGCAGCTGCAACATTTTGGCCAGCGGCAGTCGCTGAAGGCTAAAATGGACCATCTTCACCGGCAGCTGGACATGCCTACCCTCCGTAAACAGGCCCAGGAAGAGAACCTGGCCGCCAAAAGGGTATCCATCCGCCGCCGCACCATCACCAACCTGGCAGCCGCTGCCTGTATAGCCCTGGTGACGTCCCTGTCTACCATCGCTATCCTGCAGAATGCAGCCAAAAACAAATCCACCGCACAGTACGAGGACGTCAGAAGGGTACTGAACAATATCCAGCGCTCCCAGAATGCACTCATCAACGATATCAATAATAAAAACAGAGCACCGGTAAATCCCGGTACTTATGGCGGCACTGGTTTTGCAGTATCCGGCAACGGCTACATTGTTACCAACTATCATGTAGTAGCGGGCGCAGATTCGGTATATGTGCAGAATAATAAAGGGGAAGCTTTTAAAGCTGTCAGCGTTTTTGAAGACATCTCCAGCGATCTGGCGGTACTGAAAATTGCCGACTCCACCTTCAAAAGCCAGCCCCTGCCCTACGCACTGAAACCCCAGAACGCAAGGCTGGGCGAAGAAGTTTTCACCATGGGTTTCCCCCGCGATGAAATCGTTTACGGCAAAGGGTACATCAGCGCCAAAACCGGCTTCAACGGCGATACGACCGCCTACCAGGTGTCTATCCCTGTCAATCCAGGCAATAGCGGCGCTCCCCTGTTAGACAACCAGGGCGATGTGGTGGGTATCGTTACCGGCAAACAAACCACCTCCGACGGTATCGCTTTCGCAGTGAAATCAGCTCACCTGAAACGCCTGCTGGATGAAATGCCGAAAGACAAAGGCATGAAAAAAGAAATGGCCCGTAACAAAAGCCACCTGGAAGGAGTGAACAGAATAGATCAGATCAAAAAACTGGAAGAGTTTGTATATATGGTGAAGGTTTATAACTAA
- a CDS encoding FKBP-type peptidyl-prolyl cis-trans isomerase produces MYKKYIFTGVLGLLGLQGFSQKKPVPKAKPVSHTAAKPALLKNRMDSVSYGIGVNIAENLKAQGLTNVNTTLLAKAIQDMLTNKTLTLSKDQSEMSISNYLQQLKAEKVAKNREASDKFLAENKTKPGVVALPSGLQYQILKEGTGPKPTINDKVKTHYHGTLIDGTVFDSSVDRGEPISFPVSGVIKGWTEALQLMPVGSKWRLFIPSDLAYGDRGAGPKIGPGSALVFDVELLDIVK; encoded by the coding sequence AAAAATACATTTTTACCGGTGTGTTGGGCTTGCTGGGCCTGCAAGGCTTCAGCCAGAAGAAACCTGTGCCCAAAGCCAAACCGGTGTCCCATACCGCTGCAAAACCTGCTTTACTGAAAAACAGGATGGACTCCGTAAGCTATGGTATCGGTGTCAACATCGCCGAGAACCTGAAAGCACAGGGATTAACGAATGTCAACACGACCCTGCTGGCCAAAGCCATCCAGGACATGCTGACCAATAAAACATTAACATTATCAAAAGACCAGAGTGAGATGAGCATCAGCAATTACCTTCAGCAACTGAAAGCGGAAAAAGTGGCTAAAAACCGCGAAGCCAGCGACAAATTCCTGGCGGAAAACAAAACCAAGCCGGGTGTGGTAGCCCTCCCCAGCGGTCTGCAGTACCAGATCCTGAAAGAAGGTACCGGGCCCAAACCTACTATCAACGATAAAGTGAAAACACACTATCACGGTACGCTCATCGATGGTACTGTATTCGACAGCTCTGTGGACAGAGGCGAACCCATCTCCTTCCCGGTGAGCGGTGTGATCAAAGGCTGGACAGAGGCCCTGCAGCTGATGCCGGTAGGCTCCAAATGGCGCCTCTTTATCCCATCAGACCTCGCTTACGGCGACCGTGGCGCTGGTCCGAAAATCGGCCCCGGCAGCGCGCTGGTGTTCGATGTGGAGCTGCTGGACATCGTAAAATAA
- a CDS encoding RNA polymerase sigma factor: MKQHQDITRDRELLLGLARSDDKSLETIYSENFPVVLRMILQHNGSEDDAKDVFQEAIIILYEKACEGNFNLTSRLKTFLYSVCRHLWLKKVQSTYGLYAIPPEMEETIPATEVVDEHNTRDEQFRVMESAMGSIGEPCRTILEDYYIQKLSMQEIAEKFGYTNAENAKNQKYKCLMRLKKLFFDQYNTSL; encoded by the coding sequence GTGAAGCAACATCAAGACATAACAAGAGACAGGGAATTATTGCTGGGATTGGCAAGAAGTGATGATAAGTCATTGGAAACCATCTATTCTGAGAATTTTCCGGTAGTGCTGCGCATGATTTTACAACACAATGGCAGCGAAGACGACGCCAAGGATGTTTTCCAGGAAGCGATCATCATTTTATATGAAAAGGCCTGCGAGGGTAATTTTAACCTGACCAGCCGTCTAAAGACTTTCCTCTATTCGGTATGCCGCCATTTATGGCTGAAAAAAGTACAAAGCACTTACGGGCTTTATGCTATCCCGCCGGAAATGGAAGAAACGATCCCGGCCACGGAGGTGGTAGACGAGCACAACACCAGGGACGAACAGTTCCGCGTCATGGAAAGTGCGATGGGCAGCATAGGCGAACCCTGCAGGACAATTCTGGAAGACTATTATATACAGAAACTGTCCATGCAGGAAATAGCGGAGAAATTTGGTTATACCAACGCCGAAAATGCTAAAAATCAGAAGTATAAATGTCTGATGCGCCTGAAAAAGTTATTTTTTGATCAGTATAATACATCCTTATAA
- a CDS encoding pyridoxal phosphate-dependent aminotransferase, protein MQIQVAKRLQGTEEYYFSKKLREIDEMNQNGPKVINLGIGSPDLPPHPSVVEALHEQAALPNTHAYQGYKGIPALRKAMADWYQRYYAVTLNPDTEVLPLIGSKEGIMHICMTYLQAGDEALIPNPGYPTYRSAVNLSGAIVVDYDLVAENGWLPDLDALAKKDLSRVKLMWVNYPHMPTGAKVNKAFAAKLIAFAKQHNILICHDNPYSFILNEQPESLLQFEGARDVVLELNSLSKSSNMAGWRVGMLVGKAECIADVLRFKSNMDSGMFQPLQMAAVKALQLGREWYDGLNKIYRARREKVFQLLDLLQCAYDKNQVGMFVWARIPATIDSGYTLSDEVLQKARVFITPGGIFGSNGNGYVRVSLCQDEKVFQEAIDRIKTAIK, encoded by the coding sequence ATGCAGATACAGGTTGCTAAAAGATTACAGGGAACAGAAGAATACTATTTCTCCAAAAAACTGCGGGAAATAGATGAAATGAACCAAAACGGTCCCAAAGTGATTAATCTGGGTATCGGAAGCCCGGACCTGCCCCCGCACCCGTCCGTGGTGGAGGCGCTCCATGAACAGGCTGCCCTGCCCAATACACACGCCTACCAGGGCTACAAAGGTATCCCGGCGCTGCGTAAAGCGATGGCTGACTGGTACCAGCGCTACTATGCGGTAACACTGAATCCGGACACGGAAGTGCTGCCCCTCATCGGTTCAAAGGAAGGTATCATGCACATCTGCATGACCTACCTCCAGGCAGGCGATGAAGCGCTGATCCCCAATCCGGGTTACCCTACCTACCGCTCTGCGGTCAACCTGAGCGGCGCCATCGTGGTGGATTATGACCTGGTAGCGGAAAACGGCTGGCTCCCCGACCTGGACGCACTGGCAAAAAAAGACCTGAGCCGGGTGAAACTCATGTGGGTCAACTATCCCCATATGCCTACCGGCGCCAAAGTGAACAAGGCGTTTGCCGCAAAGCTGATCGCTTTCGCCAAACAGCATAATATCCTGATCTGCCACGATAACCCGTACAGTTTTATCCTCAACGAACAGCCCGAAAGCCTGTTGCAGTTTGAAGGTGCACGCGATGTGGTGCTGGAACTCAACTCGCTCAGCAAATCATCCAACATGGCCGGCTGGCGCGTTGGCATGCTGGTAGGTAAAGCTGAATGCATCGCTGATGTGCTCCGCTTTAAAAGCAATATGGACTCCGGTATGTTCCAGCCCCTGCAGATGGCCGCCGTAAAAGCACTGCAGCTGGGCCGCGAATGGTACGACGGGCTCAATAAAATATACCGCGCCCGCCGCGAAAAAGTATTCCAGCTGCTGGACCTGCTGCAATGCGCGTACGATAAAAACCAGGTAGGCATGTTCGTTTGGGCACGCATCCCGGCTACTATCGACAGCGGCTATACGCTGAGTGACGAAGTGCTGCAGAAAGCACGTGTATTCATTACGCCCGGCGGTATTTTCGGAAGTAACGGTAACGGCTATGTCCGCGTAAGCCTCTGCCAGGATGAGAAGGTTTTCCAGGAGGCCATTGACCGTATAAAAACTGCGATAAAATGA
- the aroA gene encoding 3-phosphoshikimate 1-carboxyvinyltransferase yields the protein MQVTVSPGIVKGTVTANPSKSAMQRAVAAALLANGTTIIRNPGLSNDCLAALEVAENLGARIKRGDDHFEITSHGVKPFYDEINCGESGLGIRMFTPIAALASIPITIVGHGSLTTRPMHFFEEVLPQLDVKCTTQDGKLPLHIQGPLQPKNITIDGSLSSQFLTGLLMAYGAAAEEVTITVKDLKSKPYIALTLQLMEHFGVKVEEQNFEQFRFGKKQSYNATDYTVEGDWSGAAFLLVAAAVAGNAEVQHLNTASAQSDKAILEALEKAGTHILPGVFTVNIHKNGLNAFEIDATDCPDLFPPLVALAANCNGITKIKGVSRLAHKESDRGLTLQEEFGKMGIRIDLEGDVMLVHGGTGIKGAQVHSHNDHRIAMACAVAALTADGPVTIENAEAVNKSYPEFYDHLQLLGGQIAVAANS from the coding sequence ATGCAAGTAACTGTATCACCCGGCATCGTTAAAGGCACCGTTACGGCCAATCCATCCAAAAGCGCCATGCAACGCGCCGTAGCCGCTGCGCTGCTGGCCAATGGCACGACTATCATCCGTAACCCCGGCCTGAGCAACGATTGCCTGGCTGCGCTGGAGGTAGCTGAAAACCTCGGCGCCAGAATAAAAAGGGGAGATGATCATTTTGAAATCACCAGCCACGGCGTAAAACCATTTTACGATGAAATCAACTGCGGAGAATCCGGCCTCGGTATCCGTATGTTTACGCCCATCGCTGCACTGGCTTCCATTCCGATCACCATCGTTGGGCATGGCAGCCTCACCACCCGCCCCATGCACTTCTTCGAAGAAGTGCTGCCGCAGCTGGACGTGAAATGCACTACCCAGGACGGTAAACTGCCCCTGCATATACAGGGCCCGCTGCAACCGAAAAATATCACCATCGACGGCTCGCTCAGTTCACAGTTCCTCACCGGCCTGCTGATGGCCTATGGCGCCGCAGCCGAAGAGGTGACCATCACCGTAAAAGATCTTAAAAGCAAACCTTACATCGCGTTGACCCTGCAACTGATGGAACACTTCGGGGTAAAGGTGGAAGAACAGAACTTTGAGCAGTTCCGTTTCGGTAAAAAACAGTCCTATAACGCTACCGACTATACGGTAGAAGGCGACTGGAGCGGGGCCGCATTTCTGCTGGTAGCCGCCGCCGTAGCCGGTAATGCTGAAGTACAGCACCTCAATACCGCTTCTGCCCAGTCGGACAAAGCGATCCTGGAAGCGCTGGAAAAAGCCGGCACCCACATCCTGCCGGGCGTCTTTACCGTGAATATTCATAAAAACGGGCTCAATGCCTTCGAAATAGATGCAACGGACTGCCCGGACCTGTTCCCGCCGCTCGTAGCGCTGGCAGCTAACTGTAACGGCATTACGAAAATAAAAGGCGTGAGCCGCCTCGCACATAAAGAAAGCGACCGCGGTCTTACCCTGCAGGAAGAATTCGGCAAAATGGGCATCCGCATAGACCTCGAGGGAGACGTCATGCTGGTGCATGGTGGTACCGGCATCAAAGGCGCACAGGTACATTCCCATAACGACCACCGCATCGCCATGGCCTGCGCCGTGGCAGCCCTCACGGCTGATGGTCCGGTGACGATCGAAAACGCGGAAGCGGTGAACAAATCGTATCCTGAATTTTACGACCACCTGCAGCTGCTGGGCGGTCAGATAGCCGTAGCTGCCAACAGCTAA
- a CDS encoding aldose 1-epimerase → MTINTFHEAGFDIIALTDEQSGTQVEIVPSHGALLHAFKVRRQGKLINLIDSYSSLEDLRENLHSSFKSVKLSPFACRIKDAAYEWQGNTYSIEKTIAPGNAIHGLLYDAKFTVTAQDATAKEATVTLSYSFREEDTGYPFSYDCHATYTLRQGNELQVTTKIVNNSQTSIPVMDGWHPYFSTGTPVDELVLTFASKEIVEFDAKLIPTGKVLPYTEFEKGKKLAGVELDNSFVLDFSQAQPLASLLDPVKNIQIDFFPGDHYPVLQVYIPPHRNSIAVENLSGAPNAFNNGIGLVTLATGESRTFDTRMRITA, encoded by the coding sequence ATGACAATCAACACTTTTCATGAGGCGGGATTTGATATCATTGCCCTCACTGACGAACAAAGCGGCACACAGGTGGAGATCGTGCCGTCCCATGGCGCATTGCTGCACGCTTTTAAAGTGCGCCGCCAGGGTAAACTTATCAACCTTATCGACAGCTACAGCAGCCTCGAAGATCTCCGGGAGAACCTGCACAGCAGTTTTAAAAGCGTAAAACTCAGCCCTTTTGCCTGCCGTATCAAAGATGCTGCCTACGAATGGCAGGGCAATACCTATAGCATCGAAAAAACAATAGCGCCCGGAAACGCCATCCATGGCCTGCTGTATGATGCAAAATTCACCGTCACCGCACAGGATGCTACCGCAAAGGAAGCTACTGTGACGCTGTCTTACAGCTTCCGCGAGGAAGATACCGGTTACCCCTTCAGCTACGATTGCCACGCTACCTATACGCTGCGCCAGGGCAATGAACTTCAGGTGACCACTAAAATTGTCAACAACAGCCAGACTTCCATCCCGGTGATGGACGGATGGCACCCTTATTTCTCTACCGGCACGCCGGTGGATGAACTGGTGCTGACCTTCGCCTCCAAAGAAATCGTAGAGTTCGATGCCAAACTGATCCCGACAGGAAAAGTATTGCCCTACACGGAATTTGAAAAAGGTAAAAAACTGGCAGGCGTGGAGCTGGACAACTCATTTGTGCTGGACTTTTCCCAGGCACAACCGCTTGCCTCCCTGCTGGACCCGGTGAAAAATATCCAGATCGATTTCTTTCCGGGAGATCACTATCCTGTTTTACAGGTATATATTCCGCCACACCGCAACAGTATCGCTGTGGAGAACCTCAGTGGAGCGCCCAACGCCTTTAATAACGGGATTGGCCTGGTAACGCTGGCCACCGGTGAAAGTCGCACATTTGACACCAGGATGAGAATTACAGCATAA
- a CDS encoding carboxypeptidase-like regulatory domain-containing protein yields the protein MKAHMRMLLLGCIAGMLFPFVAKAQVIVTGQISDSNKLVLPYATITNLTTGKHALSDQGGFYRIDATRNDKIVFTFVGYLPDTVKVTQTTGTQTLNVKLVVASRFLKGVEISSQYTPYQLDSIERRRQYGYLLDLPNKPLAGGSTPQGAGIVFSPFTRYSKSEKQKRQFKKNYEEMEKEKYIDSRFTPVLVSQVTGLKGDSLQLFMRDNYPDYETMRTIGHNDLLYWITDKYKAWQKK from the coding sequence ATGAAGGCTCACATGCGCATGCTGTTGCTGGGTTGCATTGCCGGGATGTTGTTCCCTTTTGTTGCAAAAGCACAGGTCATCGTAACCGGACAGATTTCAGACAGCAACAAACTGGTGCTGCCTTATGCCACTATTACCAACCTGACCACAGGCAAACATGCACTGTCAGACCAGGGTGGTTTTTACAGGATAGACGCTACCCGGAATGATAAGATCGTTTTCACTTTCGTGGGCTACCTGCCGGATACCGTGAAAGTGACGCAGACCACCGGCACGCAGACGCTCAATGTAAAACTGGTGGTGGCCAGCCGTTTCCTGAAAGGAGTGGAAATTTCCTCTCAGTATACTCCTTATCAGCTGGACTCTATTGAGCGCCGCCGGCAGTACGGTTATCTGCTGGACCTCCCCAATAAGCCGCTGGCCGGCGGCAGTACGCCGCAGGGCGCCGGTATTGTCTTCAGTCCGTTTACCCGCTATTCCAAAAGCGAAAAACAGAAAAGACAGTTCAAGAAGAATTACGAGGAGATGGAGAAAGAGAAATATATCGATTCCCGCTTTACACCGGTACTGGTAAGCCAGGTGACCGGACTCAAAGGGGATTCTCTGCAGCTGTTTATGCGGGACAATTATCCGGATTACGAAACGATGCGGACCATCGGCCATAACGACCTGCTGTACTGGATCACGGACAAATACAAAGCCTGGCAGAAGAAATAA
- a CDS encoding prephenate dehydratase: protein MKIAIQGFEGAFHQIAAQSFFGKQTDIEACATFSELVRKVKQDPGVDAGIMAIENSIAGSILPNYSLLKNSGLHVTGEVYLQINQHLMVLPGQQLEDIREVHSHPMALLQCIDFLEKHPHIKLVETEDTALSAKHVRQKKLKSVAAIAGKLAAEIYELDIIAPNIQTNKNNYTRFLALSRTAVPVAPDANKASVYFHTSHDRGTLARVLTKIADAGINLSKLQSFPIPAKEWNYYFHADMEFENPAHFEKALGKIAPLTENLKVLGIYRKGKTH from the coding sequence ATGAAAATTGCCATACAAGGGTTTGAAGGTGCTTTCCACCAGATCGCTGCACAGAGTTTCTTCGGAAAACAGACCGATATTGAAGCCTGTGCCACCTTTTCCGAGCTGGTGCGTAAGGTAAAACAGGACCCCGGCGTGGACGCCGGTATCATGGCCATCGAAAATTCCATCGCCGGCAGCATTTTACCGAACTACAGCCTCCTTAAAAACTCCGGTCTGCATGTGACCGGTGAAGTATACCTGCAGATCAACCAGCACCTGATGGTACTGCCCGGTCAGCAACTGGAAGATATCCGCGAGGTACATTCCCACCCTATGGCTCTTTTACAGTGTATAGACTTCCTCGAAAAACATCCGCACATCAAACTGGTGGAAACAGAGGATACCGCACTCAGCGCCAAACACGTACGTCAGAAGAAACTGAAGAGCGTAGCCGCCATCGCCGGTAAACTGGCCGCTGAAATTTATGAGCTGGACATCATCGCGCCCAATATCCAGACCAACAAAAACAACTACACCCGCTTCCTGGCGCTGTCCCGTACCGCCGTGCCTGTCGCCCCGGACGCCAATAAAGCCTCTGTTTATTTTCATACCAGCCATGATAGAGGTACGCTCGCCAGGGTGCTGACCAAAATAGCAGATGCCGGTATCAACTTATCCAAGCTGCAGTCTTTTCCCATCCCGGCCAAAGAGTGGAACTATTACTTCCACGCCGATATGGAATTCGAAAATCCGGCACACTTTGAAAAAGCGCTCGGAAAAATAGCGCCGCTTACCGAAAACCTCAAAGTGCTGGGCATCTACAGAAAAGGCAAAACACATTAA
- a CDS encoding prephenate dehydrogenase, which yields MIVTIIGTGLIGGSLAITLREKGAAEKIIGVDQHQEHLQRAKELNIIDEGMPLNDALQCSDLVILAIPVDAVLQVLPALMDKVRPNQVIMDVGSTKEKILQLVAGHPNRGRFVAAHPMAGTEYSGPDAAIRNLFTHKTMVLCDVKNSDEDALEMVEDMVDKLQMRTVYMNGQEHDLHTAYVSHISHITSFALALTVLKKEKESGRIFELASGGFESTVRLAKSSPDMWVPIFKHNRGNVLDVLDEHIHQLQQMKSLLENEDYDTFYKLIQKSNKIRKILK from the coding sequence ATGATTGTAACAATAATAGGAACAGGCTTGATCGGCGGCTCGCTGGCTATCACCCTCCGGGAAAAAGGAGCGGCGGAGAAGATCATCGGCGTGGACCAGCACCAAGAACACCTGCAACGGGCCAAAGAGCTGAACATCATCGATGAAGGCATGCCGCTCAACGATGCGCTGCAATGCTCCGACCTCGTGATACTCGCCATTCCCGTAGATGCGGTATTGCAGGTGTTGCCCGCCCTGATGGACAAAGTACGTCCCAACCAGGTGATCATGGACGTAGGTTCTACCAAAGAAAAAATATTACAACTCGTTGCCGGTCATCCCAACCGCGGCCGTTTTGTGGCGGCCCACCCGATGGCCGGCACCGAGTACTCCGGCCCCGATGCTGCTATACGCAACCTCTTCACCCACAAAACCATGGTGCTCTGCGATGTGAAAAACAGCGATGAAGACGCCCTGGAAATGGTGGAAGACATGGTAGACAAGCTGCAGATGCGCACCGTATATATGAATGGACAGGAGCATGACCTGCACACGGCTTACGTGTCGCATATCTCTCACATCACGTCTTTCGCGCTGGCGCTCACCGTACTCAAAAAAGAGAAAGAGTCCGGCCGCATCTTTGAACTGGCCAGCGGCGGTTTCGAATCTACCGTGCGCCTCGCCAAAAGCTCACCGGACATGTGGGTGCCCATCTTCAAACACAACCGCGGCAACGTGCTCGATGTGCTCGATGAACACATCCACCAGCTGCAACAGATGAAGTCACTGCTCGAGAACGAAGACTACGACACCTTCTACAAACTGATTCAGAAATCAAACAAAATCAGGAAAATCCTGAAATAA
- a CDS encoding chorismate mutase: protein MVQTMEEILSKTKFSDPSSDKKPLIISGPCSAETEEQVLATALALQKTGKVDVLRAGIWKPRTRPGSFEGIGTKGLAWLQKARELTGLPLAVEVATAKQVEDALHFGVDILWVGARTTVNPFSVQEVADALKGVDTTVLIKNPINPDLELWIGAVERIQKAGINKVGLIHRGFSSYGNTQYRNAPMWHLAIELKRRMPELPMICDPSHISGRRDILQEVSQEAIDLDYDGLMLETHVDPDNAWSDAKQQVTPEKLAELLDGIVWRREHTDKKDFNTALEKLRAQINQVDDEIMLLLGNRMKIAEKIGMYKKENNITILQTNRWNEILDRNIAKGEKLGLTKEFILKYFDAVHLESINRQNRVMNEEK, encoded by the coding sequence ATGGTACAGACAATGGAAGAAATATTATCCAAAACCAAATTCTCAGATCCTTCATCTGATAAAAAGCCGTTGATCATCTCCGGCCCCTGCAGCGCTGAAACAGAAGAGCAGGTTTTAGCCACCGCGCTGGCATTACAAAAAACCGGTAAAGTGGACGTATTGCGCGCCGGCATCTGGAAACCCCGCACCCGCCCTGGCTCTTTCGAAGGCATCGGCACCAAAGGCCTCGCATGGCTGCAAAAAGCCCGCGAACTGACCGGCCTGCCGCTGGCAGTGGAAGTGGCTACCGCTAAACAGGTGGAAGACGCGCTGCACTTTGGTGTGGATATCCTGTGGGTAGGAGCCCGAACCACAGTAAACCCCTTCTCTGTACAGGAAGTGGCAGACGCTCTGAAAGGCGTGGACACCACCGTACTGATCAAAAACCCGATCAACCCGGACCTGGAACTGTGGATTGGCGCCGTGGAAAGAATCCAGAAAGCAGGCATCAACAAAGTAGGCCTCATCCACCGCGGTTTCTCCAGCTACGGTAATACCCAGTACCGCAATGCTCCCATGTGGCACCTCGCTATCGAGCTGAAACGCCGTATGCCTGAACTGCCCATGATCTGCGACCCCAGCCACATCTCCGGCCGCCGCGATATCCTGCAGGAAGTTTCCCAGGAAGCGATCGACCTGGATTACGATGGTCTGATGCTCGAAACACACGTAGATCCGGACAACGCCTGGAGCGATGCCAAACAACAGGTTACTCCTGAAAAACTGGCTGAACTGCTCGACGGCATCGTTTGGAGAAGAGAACACACCGATAAAAAAGATTTCAATACCGCCCTCGAAAAACTGCGTGCGCAGATCAACCAGGTGGACGATGAAATCATGCTGCTGCTCGGCAACCGTATGAAAATCGCTGAGAAAATCGGTATGTACAAAAAAGAAAATAACATCACCATCCTGCAAACCAACCGCTGGAATGAAATCCTGGACCGCAACATCGCTAAAGGCGAAAAACTGGGCCTGACAAAAGAGTTCATCCTGAAATACTTCGACGCGGTACACCTGGAATCCATCAACCGCCAGAACAGGGTGATGAACGAAGAAAAATAA
- the aroB gene encoding 3-dehydroquinate synthase: protein MKKLTNNFQQQATTYFMGESLLQLGNHVDRNRSVLVIDENVERLHGHHLHDWKKIVVPAGEEVKNMATVELVIDGLAAHEADRKTTLIGIGGGMITDVAGFAASIYMRGIPFGFVPSTLLAQVDASIGGKNGVSHGKHKNLLGTIRQPEFILFDYALPLTMPAEEWHNGFAEIIKYACIMDAELFDYLETNREKALARDVAVLEYLVEKSVAAKTKVVLEDEFENGPRRWLNFGHTLGHAVEKLEHIAHGKAVAIGMIAAARFSEQLMGFSNDETLRLIKLLTDYQLPVAFTSDKAAVFDIFKLDKKREKDAIHFVLLEKIGKATTMPVPITDLQLLLQAL, encoded by the coding sequence ATGAAAAAGCTAACCAATAATTTTCAGCAGCAGGCAACGACCTATTTCATGGGAGAAAGCCTGCTGCAGTTGGGAAACCATGTGGACCGGAACCGGTCGGTGCTCGTGATCGATGAAAATGTGGAAAGACTGCACGGGCATCATCTGCATGACTGGAAAAAGATCGTGGTGCCTGCCGGCGAAGAAGTGAAAAACATGGCCACCGTGGAACTGGTCATCGACGGACTGGCGGCCCATGAGGCCGACCGCAAAACCACCCTCATCGGTATCGGCGGCGGCATGATCACCGACGTGGCAGGCTTCGCCGCCAGCATCTATATGAGAGGCATCCCCTTCGGGTTTGTACCCTCCACGCTGCTGGCTCAGGTAGACGCTTCCATCGGCGGCAAAAACGGCGTCAGTCATGGTAAACATAAAAACCTGCTGGGCACTATCCGTCAACCGGAATTCATCCTCTTCGACTACGCCCTGCCGCTCACCATGCCCGCAGAAGAATGGCACAACGGTTTCGCAGAGATCATCAAATACGCCTGCATTATGGATGCCGAACTGTTTGATTACCTCGAAACCAACCGGGAAAAGGCGCTGGCAAGAGATGTGGCCGTACTGGAATACCTGGTGGAAAAATCGGTGGCTGCCAAAACCAAAGTAGTGCTGGAAGATGAGTTCGAAAACGGCCCGCGCCGCTGGCTCAATTTCGGTCACACGCTGGGACATGCCGTCGAAAAACTGGAGCATATAGCACACGGTAAAGCAGTGGCCATCGGTATGATCGCCGCCGCGCGCTTTTCCGAACAACTGATGGGCTTCTCCAATGACGAGACCCTGCGGCTGATAAAACTGCTCACCGATTACCAGTTGCCGGTAGCTTTCACCTCCGACAAAGCAGCCGTGTTTGATATCTTTAAGCTGGACAAAAAACGGGAAAAAGACGCCATCCATTTTGTGCTGCTGGAGAAAATAGGAAAAGCCACCACCATGCCTGTTCCTATCACAGACCTGCAACTGCTGCTGCAGGCGTTGTAA